From Leptodactylus fuscus isolate aLepFus1 chromosome 11, aLepFus1.hap2, whole genome shotgun sequence, one genomic window encodes:
- the GPR174 gene encoding putative G-protein coupled receptor 174 produces the protein MQNDTNVTDACDVDGRFLDYLYAITYTVILIPGLIGNVLALWVFYVYMKETKRAVIFMINLAIADLLQVLSLPLRIFYYLHKSWPFGRFLCMFCFYLKYVNMYASIFFLVCISVRRFMYLIYPFKFTDRKRLFDIYVSIAGWILVCISCLPFPLLRIGNATSNGDSDYKCFADLPLADIGITNSIVTVTVAEFFGFVTPLVIVMFCTWRTVTSLREPHAASHDLGEKRKALKMILTCTIVFLICFAPYHFSFPLDFLAKANKIASCSQRKAILTLHPIALCLASMNCCLDPVIYYFTTDEFRRRLSRQDLVDGTELQIFYSKDFMDQSLCRDTGGGMSVVTDTGGGMLVVTDTGGGMLVVTDTGGGMELVMDTGNGNAVVMDKGCRMAVVTDTEIGMVVVIGTGCVGWRW, from the exons ATGCAGAATGACACCAATGTCACAGACGCCTGTGATGTGGATGGGCGTTTCCTGGATTACCTGTACGCCATCACCTACACCGTCATTCTCATCCCCGGACTGATCGGGAACGTCCTGGCGCTGTGGGTATTCTACGTGTACATGAAGGAGACGAAACGCGCCGTTATCTTCATGATTAACCTGGCCATCGCTGACTTACTGCAGGTGCTGTCGCTGCCGCTGCGGATCTTTTATTACCTGCACAAGTCGTGGCCATTCGGACGCTtcctgtgtatgttctgcttctaCCTAAAATACGTCAATATGTACGCCAGCATCTTCTTCCTGGTCTGCATCAGCGTCCGCCGCTTCATGTATCTCATCTACCCTTTCAAATTCACGGACCGGAAGCGGCTGTTTGACATCTACGTCAGCATTGCCGGCTGGATCCTTGTCTGCATCAGTTGCCTACCATTTCCACTACTGAGGATTGGGAACGCGACAAGTAATGGTGACAGTGATTATAAATGCTTTGCGGACCTCCCCCTTGCAGACATTGGGATCACCAACTCCATCGTGACGGTGACGGTGGCTGAGTTCTTTGGCTTTGTGACTCCACTGGTCATTGTCATGTTCTGCACCTGGAGGACCGTGACTTCGCTGCGGGAGCCACATGCCGCCTCTCACGACCTTGGGGAGAAGAGGAAGGCCTTGAAGATGATCTTGACCTGTACCATCGTCTTTCTCATCTGCTTCGCTCCTTATCACTTCAGCTTCCCGTTAGATTTTTTGGCCAAGGCCAATAAGATTGCATCGTGCTCGCAGCGGAAGGCAATCCTCACTCTGCACCCCATAGCGCTGTGCCTGGCCAGTATGAACTGTTGCCTAGACCCCGTCATCTACTACTTCACCACCGATGAGTTCAGGAGGAGACTGTCCCGACAGGACTTGGTGGACGGCACCGAGCTGCAGATCTTCTACAGTAAGGACTTCATGGATCAAAGCCTCTGCAGG gaCACAGGAGGTGGGATGTCGGTTGTAACGGACACAGGAGGCGGGATGTTGGTGGTAACGGACACAGGAGGCGGGATGTTGGTGGTAACGGACACAGGAGGAGGGATGGAGTTGGTAATGGACACAGGAAATGGGAATGCGGTGGTAATGGACAAAGGATGCAGGATGGCGGTGGTAACGGATACAGAAATCGGGATGGTGGTGGTAATAGGCACAGGATGTGTGGGATGGCGGTGGTAA